Proteins encoded in a region of the Pseudopipra pipra isolate bDixPip1 chromosome 18, bDixPip1.hap1, whole genome shotgun sequence genome:
- the PLA2G3 gene encoding group 3 secretory phospholipase A2 isoform X2 has product MWVRVVLACAVLCACARAWPGGAVCAREVAGGGGTRYVAFLGRGTGTGPALVESALADPGRLRACWARRDPRLVRAFRAACARRPPAVPGAALRRALSALWRRRAACTDPAKAGAQRQRRRRGWTLPGTLWCGAGDSAGNWSELGLFRGPDRCCREHDQCWAQITALQFNYGIRNYRLHTVSHCDCDARFRHCLLAINDTVSNIIGVTFFNLLEVPCFVLEESEECIQWHWWGGCERYGVVPLARMVQQSQYHPSLPAEERGNSAAQPPGKGRNSSRAGRKRLRQELEPKPGRRQARRPETAQQDPALTMLGQDPAGARSALGRAEQGAEGLAYPWDGSVRPSPTAAGWSGPTPVPEVEERRQHGPGRVCRCYKHLGKCEHQIAPHEVRYQLHNVNSQTLLHCNCTRRLERCLRRVRNCSNMEVAVLANHIATDCFVLEQLAACSPGRGSQDRNHGSWQKRPGSESSAPASPKGQGSACDSGSAAPKLCPSAAQSHIPHNTSMPLRNGHQQRARGLIWQQPGVVSVSGTCFNREGGQCPGKPQCSETAGAGSPWLCYDIPHGQRHQAFSSQEPA; this is encoded by the exons ATGTGGGTGCGCGTGGTGTTGGCCTGTGCGGTCCTTTGCGCATGCGCGCGCGCCTGGCCCGGCGGGGCCGTGTGCGCGCGGGAGgtggcgggcgggggcggcacGCGCTACGTGGCGTTCCTGGGCCGCGGTACCGGCACCGGCCCCGCGCTGGTCGAGAGCGCCTTGGCCGACCCCGGCCGCCTTCGCGCCTGCTGGGCCCGCCGCGACCCGCGTCTCGTCCGCGCCTTCCGCGCCGCCTGCGCACGCCGCCCGCCCGCCGTGCCCGGGGCCGCGCTGCGCCGGGCCCTGTCCGCGCTGTGGCGGCGCCGCGCCGCCTGCACCGACCCCGCAAAGGCGGGAGCGCAGCGCCAACGCCGCCGCCGGGGCTGGACGCTGCCGGGCACGTTGTGGTGTGGCGCCGGGGACTCGGCAGGGAACTGGAGCGAGCTGG GGCTGTTCCGCGGCCCCGATCGGTGCTGCCGGGAGCACGACCAGTGCTGGGCGCAGATCACGGCGCTGCAGTTCAACTACGGCATCCGCAACTACCGCCTGCACACCGTGTCCCACTGCGACTGCGACGCCAG GTTCCGGCATTGCCTGCTCGCCATCAACGACACCGTGTCCAACATCATCGGCGTCACCTTCTTCAACCTGCTGGAGGTGCCGTGCTTCGTGCTAGAAGAGAGCGAGGAGTGCATCCAGTGGCACTGGTGGGGCGG gtgcGAGCGTTATGGTGTTGTACCCTTGGCCAGGATGGTGCAGCAGAGTCAGTACCACCCTAGCCTGCCCGCAGAGGAGAGAGGCAACTCTGCTGCACAGCCCCCGGGTAAGGGAAGGAATTCCTCTAGAGCAGGGCGTAAGCGGCTCCGACAGGAACTGGAGCCGAAGCCTGGGCGCCGCCAGGCACGGAGACCTGAGACAGCCCAGCAGGACCCAG CACTGACCATGTTGGGAcaggatccagctggagcaagGAGCGcactgggaagagcagagcaaggAGCTGAGGGCTTGGCCTACCCTTGGGATGGCAGTGTGAGACCCAGCCCAACTGCAGCAGGATGGAGTGGGCCCACCCCAGTGCCCGAGGTGGAGGAGCGCAGGCAGCACG GCCCAGGCAGGGTGTGCAGGTGCTACAAGCACCTGGGTAAGTGTGAGCACCAGATCGCACCCCACGAGGTGAGGTACCAGCTGCACAACGTGAACAGCCAGACACTCCTCCACTGCAACTGCACCCGCAG gcTGGAGCGGTGCCTGCGCAGGGTGAGGAACTGCAGTAACATGGAGGTGGCTGTCCTGGCTAACCACATTGCCACAGACTGCTTTGTTCTGGAGCagcttgctgcctgcagcccaggcaggggTTCTCAGGACAG gaaTCACGGCTCCTGGCAAAAAAGACCCGGATCTGAGTCCtcagcccctgccagccctaAAGGCCAGGGCAGCGCATGTGACAGCGGTTCTGCAGCCCCGAAGCTGTGTCCTTCAGCAGCGCAAAGCCACATCCCTCACAACACATCAATGCCATTGCGCAACGGGCACCAGCAAAGGGCCCGTGGGCTCATTTGGCAGCAGCCAGGAGTCGTCTCAGTCTCAGGGACATGTTTCaacagggagggagggcagtGCCCAGGAAAGCCCCAGTGCTCGGAGACAGCGGGGGCAGGTAGCCCGTGGCTCTGTTATGATATCCCGCACGGACAGCGGCACCAGGCATTCTCCTCACAGGAGCCTGCCTGA
- the PLA2G3 gene encoding group 3 secretory phospholipase A2 isoform X5 — protein sequence MWVRVVLACAVLCACARAWPGGAVCAREVAGGGGTRYVAFLGRGTGTGPALVESALADPGRLRACWARRDPRLVRAFRAACARRPPAVPGAALRRALSALWRRRAACTDPAKAGAQRQRRRRGWTLPGTLWCGAGDSAGNWSELGLFRGPDRCCREHDQCWAQITALQFNYGIRNYRLHTVSHCDCDARFRHCLLAINDTVSNIIGVTFFNLLEVPCFVLEESEECIQWHWWGGCERYGVVPLARMVQQSQYHPSLPAEERGNSAAQPPGKGRNSSRAGRKRLRQELEPKPGRRQARRPETAQQDPGIPALARDRAEPTARHRAAQQGLKPGPPTALTMLGQDPAGARSALGRAEQGAEGLAYPWDGSVRPSPTAAGWSGPTPVPEVEERRQHGPGRVCRCYKHLGKCEHQIAPHEVRYQLHNVNSQTLLHCNCTRRLERCLRRVRNCSNMEVAVLANHIATDCFVLEQLAACSPGRGSQDSFASPAAVPQ from the exons ATGTGGGTGCGCGTGGTGTTGGCCTGTGCGGTCCTTTGCGCATGCGCGCGCGCCTGGCCCGGCGGGGCCGTGTGCGCGCGGGAGgtggcgggcgggggcggcacGCGCTACGTGGCGTTCCTGGGCCGCGGTACCGGCACCGGCCCCGCGCTGGTCGAGAGCGCCTTGGCCGACCCCGGCCGCCTTCGCGCCTGCTGGGCCCGCCGCGACCCGCGTCTCGTCCGCGCCTTCCGCGCCGCCTGCGCACGCCGCCCGCCCGCCGTGCCCGGGGCCGCGCTGCGCCGGGCCCTGTCCGCGCTGTGGCGGCGCCGCGCCGCCTGCACCGACCCCGCAAAGGCGGGAGCGCAGCGCCAACGCCGCCGCCGGGGCTGGACGCTGCCGGGCACGTTGTGGTGTGGCGCCGGGGACTCGGCAGGGAACTGGAGCGAGCTGG GGCTGTTCCGCGGCCCCGATCGGTGCTGCCGGGAGCACGACCAGTGCTGGGCGCAGATCACGGCGCTGCAGTTCAACTACGGCATCCGCAACTACCGCCTGCACACCGTGTCCCACTGCGACTGCGACGCCAG GTTCCGGCATTGCCTGCTCGCCATCAACGACACCGTGTCCAACATCATCGGCGTCACCTTCTTCAACCTGCTGGAGGTGCCGTGCTTCGTGCTAGAAGAGAGCGAGGAGTGCATCCAGTGGCACTGGTGGGGCGG gtgcGAGCGTTATGGTGTTGTACCCTTGGCCAGGATGGTGCAGCAGAGTCAGTACCACCCTAGCCTGCCCGCAGAGGAGAGAGGCAACTCTGCTGCACAGCCCCCGGGTAAGGGAAGGAATTCCTCTAGAGCAGGGCGTAAGCGGCTCCGACAGGAACTGGAGCCGAAGCCTGGGCGCCGCCAGGCACGGAGACCTGAGACAGCCCAGCAGGACCCAGGTATCCCTGCGTTGGCCAGGGACAGGGCTGAGCCCACAGCCAGGCACCGAGCAGCACAGCAAGGGCTGAAGCCTGGCCCCCCAACAGCACTGACCATGTTGGGAcaggatccagctggagcaagGAGCGcactgggaagagcagagcaaggAGCTGAGGGCTTGGCCTACCCTTGGGATGGCAGTGTGAGACCCAGCCCAACTGCAGCAGGATGGAGTGGGCCCACCCCAGTGCCCGAGGTGGAGGAGCGCAGGCAGCACG GCCCAGGCAGGGTGTGCAGGTGCTACAAGCACCTGGGTAAGTGTGAGCACCAGATCGCACCCCACGAGGTGAGGTACCAGCTGCACAACGTGAACAGCCAGACACTCCTCCACTGCAACTGCACCCGCAG gcTGGAGCGGTGCCTGCGCAGGGTGAGGAACTGCAGTAACATGGAGGTGGCTGTCCTGGCTAACCACATTGCCACAGACTGCTTTGTTCTGGAGCagcttgctgcctgcagcccaggcaggggTTCTCAGGACAG CTTTGCTTCTCCAGCAGCTGTACCACAGTGA
- the PLA2G3 gene encoding group 3 secretory phospholipase A2 isoform X3, with amino-acid sequence MWVRVVLACAVLCACARAWPGGAVCAREVAGGGGTRYVAFLGRGTGTGPALVESALADPGRLRACWARRDPRLVRAFRAACARRPPAVPGAALRRALSALWRRRAACTDPAKAGAQRQRRRRGWTLPGTLWCGAGDSAGNWSELGLFRGPDRCCREHDQCWAQITALQFNYGIRNYRLHTVSHCDCDARFRHCLLAINDTVSNIIGVTFFNLLEVPCFVLEESEECIQWHWWGGCERYGVVPLARMVQQSQYHPSLPAEERGNSAAQPPGKGRNSSRAGRKRLRQELEPKPGRRQARRPETAQQDPGIPALARDRAEPTARHRAAQQGLKPGPPTALTMLGQDPAGARSALGRAEQGAEGLAYPWDGSVRPSPTAAGWSGPTPVPEVEERRQHGPGRVCRCYKHLGKCEHQIAPHEVRYQLHNVNSQTLLHCNCTRRLERCLRRVRNCSNMEVAVLANHIATDCFVLEQLAACSPGRGSQDSSCTTVTRAVLLPAKRLKKTLRRWGPLHVSSKTKHPDWKTQARGGTLCEQCQHLAMEQGPGAQPHTVPR; translated from the exons ATGTGGGTGCGCGTGGTGTTGGCCTGTGCGGTCCTTTGCGCATGCGCGCGCGCCTGGCCCGGCGGGGCCGTGTGCGCGCGGGAGgtggcgggcgggggcggcacGCGCTACGTGGCGTTCCTGGGCCGCGGTACCGGCACCGGCCCCGCGCTGGTCGAGAGCGCCTTGGCCGACCCCGGCCGCCTTCGCGCCTGCTGGGCCCGCCGCGACCCGCGTCTCGTCCGCGCCTTCCGCGCCGCCTGCGCACGCCGCCCGCCCGCCGTGCCCGGGGCCGCGCTGCGCCGGGCCCTGTCCGCGCTGTGGCGGCGCCGCGCCGCCTGCACCGACCCCGCAAAGGCGGGAGCGCAGCGCCAACGCCGCCGCCGGGGCTGGACGCTGCCGGGCACGTTGTGGTGTGGCGCCGGGGACTCGGCAGGGAACTGGAGCGAGCTGG GGCTGTTCCGCGGCCCCGATCGGTGCTGCCGGGAGCACGACCAGTGCTGGGCGCAGATCACGGCGCTGCAGTTCAACTACGGCATCCGCAACTACCGCCTGCACACCGTGTCCCACTGCGACTGCGACGCCAG GTTCCGGCATTGCCTGCTCGCCATCAACGACACCGTGTCCAACATCATCGGCGTCACCTTCTTCAACCTGCTGGAGGTGCCGTGCTTCGTGCTAGAAGAGAGCGAGGAGTGCATCCAGTGGCACTGGTGGGGCGG gtgcGAGCGTTATGGTGTTGTACCCTTGGCCAGGATGGTGCAGCAGAGTCAGTACCACCCTAGCCTGCCCGCAGAGGAGAGAGGCAACTCTGCTGCACAGCCCCCGGGTAAGGGAAGGAATTCCTCTAGAGCAGGGCGTAAGCGGCTCCGACAGGAACTGGAGCCGAAGCCTGGGCGCCGCCAGGCACGGAGACCTGAGACAGCCCAGCAGGACCCAGGTATCCCTGCGTTGGCCAGGGACAGGGCTGAGCCCACAGCCAGGCACCGAGCAGCACAGCAAGGGCTGAAGCCTGGCCCCCCAACAGCACTGACCATGTTGGGAcaggatccagctggagcaagGAGCGcactgggaagagcagagcaaggAGCTGAGGGCTTGGCCTACCCTTGGGATGGCAGTGTGAGACCCAGCCCAACTGCAGCAGGATGGAGTGGGCCCACCCCAGTGCCCGAGGTGGAGGAGCGCAGGCAGCACG GCCCAGGCAGGGTGTGCAGGTGCTACAAGCACCTGGGTAAGTGTGAGCACCAGATCGCACCCCACGAGGTGAGGTACCAGCTGCACAACGTGAACAGCCAGACACTCCTCCACTGCAACTGCACCCGCAG gcTGGAGCGGTGCCTGCGCAGGGTGAGGAACTGCAGTAACATGGAGGTGGCTGTCCTGGCTAACCACATTGCCACAGACTGCTTTGTTCTGGAGCagcttgctgcctgcagcccaggcaggggTTCTCAGGACAG CAGCTGTACCACAGTGACCAGGGCTGTGCTTTTACCTGCAAAACGGCTCAAAAAGACCCTGAGGCGTTGGGGCCCTCTTCATGTGAGCTCCAAGACCAAGCATCCAGACTGGAAGACACAGGCCCGGGGAGGCACCCTCTGTGAGCAGTGCCAGCACCTGGCCATGGAGCAGGGGCCGGgtgctcagccccacacagtGCCCCGATGA
- the PLA2G3 gene encoding group 3 secretory phospholipase A2 isoform X4, which produces MWVRVVLACAVLCACARAWPGGAVCAREVAGGGGTRYVAFLGRGTGTGPALVESALADPGRLRACWARRDPRLVRAFRAACARRPPAVPGAALRRALSALWRRRAACTDPAKAGAQRQRRRRGWTLPGTLWCGAGDSAGNWSELGLFRGPDRCCREHDQCWAQITALQFNYGIRNYRLHTVSHCDCDARFRHCLLAINDTVSNIIGVTFFNLLEVPCFVLEESEECIQWHWWGGCERYGVVPLARMVQQSQYHPSLPAEERGNSAAQPPGKGRNSSRAGRKRLRQELEPKPGRRQARRPETAQQDPGIPALARDRAEPTARHRAAQQGLKPGPPTALTMLGQDPAGARSALGRAEQGAEGLAYPWDGSVRPSPTAAGWSGPTPVPEVEERRQHGPGRVCRCYKHLGKCEHQIAPHEVRYQLHNVNSQTLLHCNCTRRLERCLRRVRNCSNMEVAVLANHIATDCFVLEQLAACSPGRGSQDSCTTVTRAVLLPAKRLKKTLRRWGPLHVSSKTKHPDWKTQARGGTLCEQCQHLAMEQGPGAQPHTVPR; this is translated from the exons ATGTGGGTGCGCGTGGTGTTGGCCTGTGCGGTCCTTTGCGCATGCGCGCGCGCCTGGCCCGGCGGGGCCGTGTGCGCGCGGGAGgtggcgggcgggggcggcacGCGCTACGTGGCGTTCCTGGGCCGCGGTACCGGCACCGGCCCCGCGCTGGTCGAGAGCGCCTTGGCCGACCCCGGCCGCCTTCGCGCCTGCTGGGCCCGCCGCGACCCGCGTCTCGTCCGCGCCTTCCGCGCCGCCTGCGCACGCCGCCCGCCCGCCGTGCCCGGGGCCGCGCTGCGCCGGGCCCTGTCCGCGCTGTGGCGGCGCCGCGCCGCCTGCACCGACCCCGCAAAGGCGGGAGCGCAGCGCCAACGCCGCCGCCGGGGCTGGACGCTGCCGGGCACGTTGTGGTGTGGCGCCGGGGACTCGGCAGGGAACTGGAGCGAGCTGG GGCTGTTCCGCGGCCCCGATCGGTGCTGCCGGGAGCACGACCAGTGCTGGGCGCAGATCACGGCGCTGCAGTTCAACTACGGCATCCGCAACTACCGCCTGCACACCGTGTCCCACTGCGACTGCGACGCCAG GTTCCGGCATTGCCTGCTCGCCATCAACGACACCGTGTCCAACATCATCGGCGTCACCTTCTTCAACCTGCTGGAGGTGCCGTGCTTCGTGCTAGAAGAGAGCGAGGAGTGCATCCAGTGGCACTGGTGGGGCGG gtgcGAGCGTTATGGTGTTGTACCCTTGGCCAGGATGGTGCAGCAGAGTCAGTACCACCCTAGCCTGCCCGCAGAGGAGAGAGGCAACTCTGCTGCACAGCCCCCGGGTAAGGGAAGGAATTCCTCTAGAGCAGGGCGTAAGCGGCTCCGACAGGAACTGGAGCCGAAGCCTGGGCGCCGCCAGGCACGGAGACCTGAGACAGCCCAGCAGGACCCAGGTATCCCTGCGTTGGCCAGGGACAGGGCTGAGCCCACAGCCAGGCACCGAGCAGCACAGCAAGGGCTGAAGCCTGGCCCCCCAACAGCACTGACCATGTTGGGAcaggatccagctggagcaagGAGCGcactgggaagagcagagcaaggAGCTGAGGGCTTGGCCTACCCTTGGGATGGCAGTGTGAGACCCAGCCCAACTGCAGCAGGATGGAGTGGGCCCACCCCAGTGCCCGAGGTGGAGGAGCGCAGGCAGCACG GCCCAGGCAGGGTGTGCAGGTGCTACAAGCACCTGGGTAAGTGTGAGCACCAGATCGCACCCCACGAGGTGAGGTACCAGCTGCACAACGTGAACAGCCAGACACTCCTCCACTGCAACTGCACCCGCAG gcTGGAGCGGTGCCTGCGCAGGGTGAGGAACTGCAGTAACATGGAGGTGGCTGTCCTGGCTAACCACATTGCCACAGACTGCTTTGTTCTGGAGCagcttgctgcctgcagcccaggcaggggTTCTCAGGACAG CTGTACCACAGTGACCAGGGCTGTGCTTTTACCTGCAAAACGGCTCAAAAAGACCCTGAGGCGTTGGGGCCCTCTTCATGTGAGCTCCAAGACCAAGCATCCAGACTGGAAGACACAGGCCCGGGGAGGCACCCTCTGTGAGCAGTGCCAGCACCTGGCCATGGAGCAGGGGCCGGgtgctcagccccacacagtGCCCCGATGA
- the PLA2G3 gene encoding group 3 secretory phospholipase A2 isoform X1, whose protein sequence is MWVRVVLACAVLCACARAWPGGAVCAREVAGGGGTRYVAFLGRGTGTGPALVESALADPGRLRACWARRDPRLVRAFRAACARRPPAVPGAALRRALSALWRRRAACTDPAKAGAQRQRRRRGWTLPGTLWCGAGDSAGNWSELGLFRGPDRCCREHDQCWAQITALQFNYGIRNYRLHTVSHCDCDARFRHCLLAINDTVSNIIGVTFFNLLEVPCFVLEESEECIQWHWWGGCERYGVVPLARMVQQSQYHPSLPAEERGNSAAQPPGKGRNSSRAGRKRLRQELEPKPGRRQARRPETAQQDPGIPALARDRAEPTARHRAAQQGLKPGPPTALTMLGQDPAGARSALGRAEQGAEGLAYPWDGSVRPSPTAAGWSGPTPVPEVEERRQHGPGRVCRCYKHLGKCEHQIAPHEVRYQLHNVNSQTLLHCNCTRRLERCLRRVRNCSNMEVAVLANHIATDCFVLEQLAACSPGRGSQDRNHGSWQKRPGSESSAPASPKGQGSACDSGSAAPKLCPSAAQSHIPHNTSMPLRNGHQQRARGLIWQQPGVVSVSGTCFNREGGQCPGKPQCSETAGAGSPWLCYDIPHGQRHQAFSSQEPA, encoded by the exons ATGTGGGTGCGCGTGGTGTTGGCCTGTGCGGTCCTTTGCGCATGCGCGCGCGCCTGGCCCGGCGGGGCCGTGTGCGCGCGGGAGgtggcgggcgggggcggcacGCGCTACGTGGCGTTCCTGGGCCGCGGTACCGGCACCGGCCCCGCGCTGGTCGAGAGCGCCTTGGCCGACCCCGGCCGCCTTCGCGCCTGCTGGGCCCGCCGCGACCCGCGTCTCGTCCGCGCCTTCCGCGCCGCCTGCGCACGCCGCCCGCCCGCCGTGCCCGGGGCCGCGCTGCGCCGGGCCCTGTCCGCGCTGTGGCGGCGCCGCGCCGCCTGCACCGACCCCGCAAAGGCGGGAGCGCAGCGCCAACGCCGCCGCCGGGGCTGGACGCTGCCGGGCACGTTGTGGTGTGGCGCCGGGGACTCGGCAGGGAACTGGAGCGAGCTGG GGCTGTTCCGCGGCCCCGATCGGTGCTGCCGGGAGCACGACCAGTGCTGGGCGCAGATCACGGCGCTGCAGTTCAACTACGGCATCCGCAACTACCGCCTGCACACCGTGTCCCACTGCGACTGCGACGCCAG GTTCCGGCATTGCCTGCTCGCCATCAACGACACCGTGTCCAACATCATCGGCGTCACCTTCTTCAACCTGCTGGAGGTGCCGTGCTTCGTGCTAGAAGAGAGCGAGGAGTGCATCCAGTGGCACTGGTGGGGCGG gtgcGAGCGTTATGGTGTTGTACCCTTGGCCAGGATGGTGCAGCAGAGTCAGTACCACCCTAGCCTGCCCGCAGAGGAGAGAGGCAACTCTGCTGCACAGCCCCCGGGTAAGGGAAGGAATTCCTCTAGAGCAGGGCGTAAGCGGCTCCGACAGGAACTGGAGCCGAAGCCTGGGCGCCGCCAGGCACGGAGACCTGAGACAGCCCAGCAGGACCCAGGTATCCCTGCGTTGGCCAGGGACAGGGCTGAGCCCACAGCCAGGCACCGAGCAGCACAGCAAGGGCTGAAGCCTGGCCCCCCAACAGCACTGACCATGTTGGGAcaggatccagctggagcaagGAGCGcactgggaagagcagagcaaggAGCTGAGGGCTTGGCCTACCCTTGGGATGGCAGTGTGAGACCCAGCCCAACTGCAGCAGGATGGAGTGGGCCCACCCCAGTGCCCGAGGTGGAGGAGCGCAGGCAGCACG GCCCAGGCAGGGTGTGCAGGTGCTACAAGCACCTGGGTAAGTGTGAGCACCAGATCGCACCCCACGAGGTGAGGTACCAGCTGCACAACGTGAACAGCCAGACACTCCTCCACTGCAACTGCACCCGCAG gcTGGAGCGGTGCCTGCGCAGGGTGAGGAACTGCAGTAACATGGAGGTGGCTGTCCTGGCTAACCACATTGCCACAGACTGCTTTGTTCTGGAGCagcttgctgcctgcagcccaggcaggggTTCTCAGGACAG gaaTCACGGCTCCTGGCAAAAAAGACCCGGATCTGAGTCCtcagcccctgccagccctaAAGGCCAGGGCAGCGCATGTGACAGCGGTTCTGCAGCCCCGAAGCTGTGTCCTTCAGCAGCGCAAAGCCACATCCCTCACAACACATCAATGCCATTGCGCAACGGGCACCAGCAAAGGGCCCGTGGGCTCATTTGGCAGCAGCCAGGAGTCGTCTCAGTCTCAGGGACATGTTTCaacagggagggagggcagtGCCCAGGAAAGCCCCAGTGCTCGGAGACAGCGGGGGCAGGTAGCCCGTGGCTCTGTTATGATATCCCGCACGGACAGCGGCACCAGGCATTCTCCTCACAGGAGCCTGCCTGA